A region of the Oncorhynchus gorbuscha isolate QuinsamMale2020 ecotype Even-year linkage group LG02, OgorEven_v1.0, whole genome shotgun sequence genome:
ggataggatagaattactagaccaattaatagaaggattatgacatactagccagggatgacccaaaacaacaggtgtaaaaggtgaacgaaaaatcaaaaaagaaatagtctcactgtggttaccagatactgtgagggttaaaggtagtgtctcaaatctgatactgggaagatgactaccatctaaggcgaacatgggcgtaggcttgtctaactgtctgaaaggaatgtcatgtttccgagcccatgcttcgtccatgaaacaaccctcagccccagagtctatcaaggcactgcatgtagaacccgaaccggtccagcgtagatggaccgacatagtagtacaggatctagatggagagacctgagtagtagcgctcaccagtagccctccgcttactgatgagctctggcctttactggacatgaattgacaaaatgtccatcaaatccgcaatagaggcacaggcggttggtgatcctccgttccctctccttagtcgagatgcgaatacctcccagctgcatgggctcagtctctgagccagaggagggagatggttgcgatgcggagcagggaaacaccgttgacgcgagctctcttccacgagcttggtgacgaagatctacccatcgttctatgcggatggcgagagcaatcaaagagtccacactggaaggaacctcccgagagagaatctcatctttgaccactgcgtggagtccctccagaaaacgagcgagcagcgccggctcgttccagtcactagaggcagcaagagtgcgaaactctatagagtaatccgttatggatcgatcaccttggcatagggaagccagggccctagaagcctccctaccaaaaactgaacggtcaaaaactcgaatcatctcctctttaaagttctggtaattgtttgaacaatcagcccttgcctcccagatagctgtgccccactctcgagcccggccagtaaggagtgaaatgacgtaagcaacccgagctctctctctagagtatgtgttgggttggagagagaacacaatatcacactgggtgagaaaggagcggcactccgtgggctgcccggagtagcaaggtgggttattaaccctaggttccggaggctcggcaggccaggaagtaacaggtggcacgagacgaagactctggaactgtccagagaggtcggaaacctgagcggccaggttctccacggcatggcgagcagcagacaattcctgctcgtgtctgccgagcatggctccttggatctcgacggcagtgttacgagcgtctgtagtcgctgggtccattctttggtcggatccttctgttatgcaggtgaatgaggacccaaaagcgacttggcgaaaacagagtctttaatccagtaaagtaaatctacaatcataaagcataattccactcgtaatgacgagaacagactggagactcgatcatgaactgcaggttgcctcgggaaggcacttgaacgtagcagactcagacacctgctcaccacgcagcatctgagggaaacacgacacgacagggcgatacacagacacagcacggtgaacaatagacaaggatccgacagggcagaaacggaaaacaaggggagaaatagggactctaatcagggaaaaagatagggaacaggtgtgggaagactaaatgattgattaggggaataggaacagctgggagcaggaacggaacgatagagagaagagagagaggagagagagaaaaaggggaacgaacctaaaaagaccagcagggggaaaatgaacagagggaaaagcaaaatgacaagacaatctaagacaaaacatgacacagggcATCACACTAATTCTCTTAGGAGACCCCCAGAACTATGCACACTTTGTTCTAGCCCAGCATTCAACTAGCAGAACAGTTCGTGGTATTTGTTATTCAAAGGTATGTAGGCCAATTGAGAAATCACCCAAACAAAGATAGTGTAGATACAATTACTGAAAATCAAATCAGAGTGTAGCGGGGTGCGTAATTGGCGGCAGAGAAGTcgggcgcaggagagcagaactgggtGAAAACCAGAGATTTATTTAGCAAAACCAACGGCATCCAGAATAACAAGATACATGGGCACAAAAATAACCCGTCGTGCACTCACAGGAaacgtgcacaagcactacaataaacaatctcacacaaagacatgggggaacagagggttaagtACACAACAAGTAACTGAGGGAACtgaaaccaggtgtgaggaaaaacaagacaaaacacatggaaaatgaaaagtggatcgatgatggctTGAATACCGCCGAGCcacgcccgaacaaggagaggacccgacttcagcggaagtcgtgacacagagTTCATTTGTTACACGTGCAGGATGCAGCAGGTGTAAACAGTACattgaaatgcttgcttacaagctCAACAATGCAGTTGTACTAAGTAATATAAAAGTACACCGTagaataaaataaatacacacGAGAATATACACGATAAACAAGGTGGGGGAATACTTCCACAGAATAATCCATACCTATgttgtatatttttattttatttcagtataaaaataaacttggatttaaaaatatatatcataCATAATAGCAGCTTATGATCCTGTGTATACACATAATTATCCACTGTATCATAGTAACGTTACATGTTTCAAAAcaatattaaaataaaaaatatattttttatcacATTTTAGGTGCTTATGATTTCAATTCTCTATGTGAATTCCcaatattaaaacattttttacagtTCCGTCTCCTTGATCTGAGGGCTTAGGGTTGCTCCATCTGTTTGTGGGATGACTTGAATTTCAGGAGCCTCTTCTGTTTTGgtgcttgttgttgttgtcgtctctGTTGCCATTGGTTCCTCAACGACATACTTTGTGAATCCAATGTTAAAAAGTCCTAGAAAAACAGGCATTTTTAAAATCATGTGGAACATAAAATGTCCTACATTTTAGCATATATTAGACACcctactgggcacacactggttgaatcaatgttgtttccacataatttcaattaaattaagttgaatcaacgtggaatagacgttgaattgtgGAATAGGTCTTATAATTGTGCTTTTTGTCATTGTGTTCTTTCTTTGgttgattttttttcttcatatggCATGTCACAGAAATCAGACTGTAGGATGTAAAATATTACCATTTCCCCTTCTTCTGGATTGTTTCTCTTCATTGCTTGATTTTGATCTACTGCTCTCCACAGATTGATCAGAGTCTTCATTTTCTGTAATGATCAAAACTATGATAATTTCTGAGTAATTACTTGTGAAAAGTTTAAGATTTAGTGGCATCCCAAGTCCTTGAGGGCTGCAGGTTATTCACTGTTTATTGTTCTTTCTGATCTAGACCTGAAAAACCATGTTTGGTTAATATCAACTGATCCAAGAAAGAAGAAAGGAAAACCAACTGAGCGAAATTCCAGTTGAGGACTAGTTGTGCACAACTGCCATAAACCAAAGATGACCAAACATGCAAAGTCATGAGAAGATCCTAAACAGTGAGAGCCGAGAGGTGTGCTGGTCTCTAGTTACCTTTCTTCCAGAGTATGTGAGCCCTCCTCAGCTTGATTACAAAGAATGCAACGACCACCAGCAGACCAAGGATGAGGCACGTCACGAGGAAGATGAGCAACGGCGCACTGCTTCcatttcctctctgcctctccgtcTCATCGAAGATTCCTGTGAATGAGACCACCAGTGCAACTTTAGCCTCTTCTACTGTAGCCTTATATCCAAATCTGGCTTACACAGCCCCTAAACATGACACACTTAACCAGATCTGTATGCACTTCGGAAAAATAGTAAGACTGTCTTACCTGAATCCTGAATCTTATTGTTTTATCCACAAATACACTCCATATCCTCTAGAAAAAGGTGACTGTAGGTACTGTCTGGAATAGCTGTATGATGAATGCATCATACAGCTATTCCAGACAGTACCTACAGTCACCTTGTTCAGAAGGATATGGAGTGTATTTGTGGATAAAACATTCGTTTTTCAATTGATTAAACTATTGGATACTGCTTTGATGGACATCTGAATATTTTTCaggtattttacaaatgttccatcccgAGAATAAATCGCTTTTCCCTCCAAAACAGGAAGTGTCATTCAAAAGCAATTTAAAGCAAATACAAATGTCTGGATTTGATTGGAGCTTTGATCAGTATGAAAATTCAAacctgatgctacctgagccgtatattaaatacattttatgagccctacaGTAACGACATTTAATGAGCCGAAGCCTAAAAAGCCCAAATGATTGTGCCGTTATCCAATACATATATGATATAGGCTATTGCACATTACGCACgacagaaaaaaaacataaaagtccatagatgtagctagctatatgctCTCTTGGTTAAATAAATTAAACTAGCTCCAGCAGACTAATCTTTTTGATTGTGAACTCTATTACTGTAATATATTGTAGCCTATTATATTGTAATATATGGACTGCAATTATGCACATCGTTCAAACCATGATAAAGCAGTAGAGAACCTGCGATTCGGGTGCAGCAAATGCGGTCTACAAAGTTACAAGTATAGGCTAGCGAATTTGATGTTAATTTTGAAATATAATTGGGCCTATTTGCATAATTAGTTGGCTGACGaaaacagtgcattcgggaaagtattcagacccctttactttttccacattttgttacattacagccttattctaaaacggattaaatagTTTATTTCCATCATTAATCTACacataataacccataatgacaaagcaaaaaaatgacaaaggatctctgtactttgctccattcatctttccctcaatcctttTCCTCGagcaattggcctagcgtcatccgggttagggagggtttggccggtagggaaatccttgtctcatcgcacacctgtggcgggccgggcgcagtgcacgctaaccaggtcgccaggtgcactgtgtttcctccgacacattggtgcggctggcttccgggttagatgcgcgctgtgttaagaagcagtgcggcttggttgggttgtgtttcggaggacacatgactttcgaccttcgtctctcccgagcccgtacgggtgttgtagcgatgagacaagatagtaactactaacaattggataccacaaaattgggggtaaaataaaaaaataaaagatgatggagaatgatggagaccactgtgttcttggggaccttcaatgctgcagaaatgttttggtaccattccccagatccgtgcctcgacacaatcctgtcttggagcgctacagacaattccttcgacctcatggcttggtttttgctctgacatgcactgtcaactatgggatcttatgtgtgtgcctttccaaatcatgtccaatcaattgaatttaccacaggtgaacaacaatcaagttgtagaaacatcaaggaggATCAACGTAAACAGGATGCACAATTCCGAGTCTGAATACcttttgtaaataatgtatttctgttctttatttttaataataGTCTAGCTTTCCTCCATGGGACTCTAAGAGCTAAGGAGCGTTTATTTAAGGAGGCCAGTGGAGCAAAGGTGATTTAAAGCAACGATATTCAAGTGATAGGTTTTTTTTAAACTCTGCAGCTGCAATAGTTTTTTAAACGATCTTTACAATTAAAAACAAGGTGACCCCGAAAGCCAGATGAGTAAAAATAGACGCGCATTCggtctttatattactgtagcataggctGTGCTGTAGCAAATGTAGGCCTCCCGGACACAAGACAAaaagtggtctgtctgtctgtccccaacCTGAGCCTTGATTCATCATGCAGAGGGCATAGAGAAGCCAGATTTAGATATCGCATGTAATTTAGCAGTTCCTTTTCATGCCATGCTGTTCATATAAATCATTTATCATAATTGACCTGTTTCTCAGAGTTATTTATCCCGGGGAAAAGGGAGTAGTTTTGGCCCGTAAATCCGGGTAAATCTCGGTCACGGTTCCCACCATTCAACCATAATTTGTAGTGATGGAAAGTCACCACTAGGTGGAGAAGCAGCCCACTGAATAACTTGTAAGACTAGATGGCAATGATAATTTCTTCCCATACAATACTAGCTATGGTTAGTCTCGTTCTTACCTGTAGTACTGGTTGAGTTGCTACTGCTGTCATTAGCAAGTGTGTACCCTGTAGCTTCAAACACTGAGTGGGCTGGCTGACCTGGAGGTGAAGATATTCAACAGACATTGATAACTCCAATGACGAAATGCATTTGTTGATTCATTACAAACTAAATAGACTTCTAGTTGTTGATTTGTGGTTTTATTGTATTGATATTACAGTACAGTGCAAGTCATTTTCACTCACTGATTGTACTACAgatgaaaatgttgtaatttaaGTCAATATATATAACAACAAATGGCAAAATCCAGGTACCTTAAATGAACACAAAAAAAGCATGAGCTGAAATTCTGGTTTAAATTGAGGACCTATATGGCTAATATTGCTATTCACTTCCATTTCAGGAAACATCCTTGATGGTATGAGAACAAAGTGCCTTTGTTTTGCACCTAAGCAGTTTTCAAACTTTTCACAAACACAAACTTTTCACATGTTGAAAACTAACTCGCAAAACATTTGTAGATGTAACCTCAGGGCAACATGGCTGTTAATAAAATGTCTTACTTACTGTGAGTGCTGAGTTGTGAGTCAGGGGTTGATGCTGGTGAATGCTTTGTATTGGGCCAATCTAAGGCTGTAGCTGTTGGTTTTTCTGTTGACACCTGTGTACCAGGCCAACGGGAGACTGTTGTTGGACCTTCTGTACTTGGCCAATGAGAGGTTCTCGAAGTGGAGTGTGATTCCTCAGAGGCTATAAGATAGAAGGGTATTTCAGTTATTGATGTTTGTGTGGTAAAGATACCCTAGTGTGCCATGACCCTACAGTTCTTATGGCATAATTTTAAACCAGTGAGAAAGTACCCACAGTGTGACTGTGCAGTGTTTCAATGTTCCTCAAATAGAACACTACAAGCAGAACTAcattttaaataaaggtatacctGTTATTTTAAATTCTTTGTTGGATATTTCCACCTTACTTTCAAGGAGGTCATCTGTGCTTTATGTTATAGTATTGTCATTTTTTATACCCTGCTAAATTCAACCTCCCATAGCTTGAAAGTGTGAACAATGAACTTGGGACTTACGATTCTGTccaatttttatgaaattcatcAGAGAAGAATTGTGTAAGGCTGGATGGCGAACGATGCATTTCACTGTGACTCTCCTCTTGTGGGACTGAACATGCAAGATATCCAGGGAGGAATATGTGTTTTTTTCCAAAAGGTACTGGGACTGAGGCTGAGCTAAATAACAAGAGAAAGGTTCAATTAACTTTTGGTAAAGTGTCAAAATGTCATATGTAACAGAACGTCAACAACCATCATACTTATTCTTATAATACTGACCTGCACTGCCCTTTACAGGGAGAATACAGACATTTCACTTCCCTTTATTTTGGATGAGATAAAGTGGAATGTGTGGGGGATTTGTTTTCGCAGGGGAAGTCTAAACTGTTTTGAGGCATTTCCCTTCGTTATATATCATCACAACATCCTCAGTCTCTTACTACTCCATTTTGACTTGTCTTGTGTTTTTATTTTCCACAATCCCTTAAAGTGGTTGTTATCATTGGTTAAATATATTGAATAATGTAAGTGGGGCTCCAGGTAGCCTGGAGGGTCGGAGCATTAGGCCAGTAAGTGAAAggctgctggatcgaatccccgagctgacaaggtaaaaatctgtcgttctgttcctgatcaaggcagttaacccactgtaccctGGGCTCCGAAGACATGaatgtcaattaaggcagccctcAGCACTTCtcagattcagaggggttgggttaaatgcgaaagacacatttcagttgaatgctttcagttgtacaactgactaggtatcccccttttaaGTGAACAGCAGGGCGGGGCAGGGAAGCAAACCAAGGTCGCTGGTGTGAAATGCAAACACCCTATGCATTATGCCAATAGAGTTAACCCACTTGGTGTGAAATTGAAACGTTCCTGATTTTGCGAAGAATGCTACACTGCCCCCTCCAGACAGAAAAGACAAGTCTCCACACTTCAATCTACCGTTAACCTCTTACACGTCTGGCCGTGTTGATTGTGCACAGGTGTGGCAACCTGGGTGTGGCAACTGGCAGAGCAGTGAGGCTGTTGGAGTTTGGTGGCCATGTAAATCTTTGATTTGAATATtaagtttttgttttgttgtccTTTTTGTATATACTATTATTTGTTGGTCATGCACCATTTTTTAACATAACTCACTTGGGCTGATTTCGATCGTAACATAATCCCTTGCCATGAAATCTTCTAAGTGAATCTAGAATAAAGGTAACTTACCATCAATTTCTAACCCACTCCCCAAAAGCCATGAAATTTTGGGAGGATGGCTATTTCCCACTGCAGAACATTTGATGGTAGTCTTTCCAttgtgttctgttatctccaaTTTTGGCATACCTTGAGAATGACAAAAAGAGTGAGGTTATGATTTTGGGATTCAACTGAATTAGTTGGAAGTGGGAATGGGGCAAGCACTCTACCACctgacatctgctaaatatgtgtatgtgaccaataacatttaatttgatcCAATATGAATGTTCGGTCACACTTTATTTAGATAGATTatctacagatggtcatactatgtTTATAAGCAACTGCTTactaaggttatggttaggataagggttagtggATAATTAGTTGAAATGTTGTTGACAATTATCGAACATGTACAAACCATTTACTTAGGACTATCCACATAAAGTGTTACCGAATATTCTACTAGCAACAGTCATCAAAATTGTTAAAAGGTTTTATAAACAATTATCATAAATGCAACAGTTGGACAATGGATGaagatatattttttaatccaTCAGGTATTGAATGAATTATAGCACATAACATGTTTTACTGGCACGGCCAAATAATGAGTTCAGGTATTTTGGGGAATTCAGGTATTCAATTTGTaaaatgttttttcttcttcttagaATGCACTCATATATACATTTTCTATTGTTATCAggtatttattttatattgtgttaaaataaagaaaattatATGTGCCTCATTTGCATAAATATCCAGTGAGATTTAGGTGACAAGTGGATTTTGCACcactctgtcacgccttggtcattgtattttgtgtttttgttatatgtttgggtaggccagggtgtgacatgggtttatatgttgtgtttcgtattggggtttgtattatttgggatcgcggctgattaggggtgtggtataggcttggctgcctgaggcgattctcaattagagtcaggtgcttatcgttgtctctgattgggaaccgtattcaggcagcctgagtttcgctttgtatttcgtgggtgtttgttcctgtctttgtgtagtattcaccagataggctgtaataagtttcacgttccgttctgttgtttttgtatttagtattcagttatttcatgtatcgcgattcagttcatttaagtcatgagtaaccaacacgctgcatttcggtccgactctctttcttcaacagacgaacgccgttacagaaacacccaactctcacggaccgagcagcgtgtaaactggcaacgacgtagacagctggagcagcaaaaggaggacgaattattcggagaatggacatgggaagacgtgttggatggtaaaggttgttacacttgggaggagatattggccggaagagatcgcctcccatggggacaggtggaggcactaaggagagcagaggcagccggagataggagccgacgatacgagggaacatggttggcaaggaaacctgaaaagcagccccaaaaattattggggggggctagaagggagtat
Encoded here:
- the LOC124012313 gene encoding cytotoxic and regulatory T-cell molecule, translated to MPLKLQLCFLVLFVRGSVAVQHMTVMEGETLTIKCHIRNAHRSHVEWKNPNGHVMFFNDHKALRDKRYKIINLSKSYFSVSVSDVTFKDGGLYTCLHYTKVPVVKSVTVTVLGMPKLEITEHNGKTTIKCSAVGNSHPPKISWLLGSGLEIDAQPQSQYLLEKNTYSSLDILHVQSHKRRVTVKCIVRHPALHNSSLMNFIKIGQNPSEESHSTSRTSHWPSTEGPTTVSRWPGTQVSTEKPTATALDWPNTKHSPASTPDSQLSTHSQPAHSVFEATGYTLANDSSSNSTSTTGIFDETERQRGNGSSAPLLIFLVTCLILGLLVVVAFFVIKLRRAHILWKKENEDSDQSVESSRSKSSNEEKQSRRRGNGLFNIGFTKYVVEEPMATETTTTTSTKTEEAPEIQVIPQTDGATLSPQIKETEL